One genomic window of Pseudomonadota bacterium includes the following:
- a CDS encoding nucleotidyltransferase yields the protein MPRPAIDKQRLEQFCRRHHIRELSLFGSTLEGTAAPDSDAGLPAKCETGREPDLNVLVSWGHEPSAVLSIREVARRTAHDLAGASTRETAAAEAQRARGGS from the coding sequence GAGCAGTTCTGCCGCCGACACCACATCCGAGAGCTTTCGCTCTTCGGCTCCACGCTCGAGGGTACAGCAGCGCCCGACAGCGATGCGGGCCTTCCCGCCAAGTGCGAGACAGGTCGTGAGCCCGACCTCAACGTGCTCGTCAGCTGGGGGCACGAGCCTTCCGCGGTGCTGAGCATACGCGAGGTCGCCCGGCGTACTGCGCACGATCTAGCCGGTGCCTCTACGCGGGAAACAGCCGCTGCCGAGGCGCAACGTGCACGAGGGGGGTCATGA